ATGCATCGAACCGCTCACGCGTCCAGCCGAGCCGCTGATACATCTCCTCGATTTGCTCGATGTCCTGGGCGCTCGCGATCTGCGGCTGATCGGCCAGGTCTTTGCCGTCACGGCGGCCATCGCGGCCGCGGCGGTCGGCGTCCGCACGGCTGCGACGCTGCTTGAGAGGTGCGCGATAATTGAGCTGCGCTTGGGCGGCGTCAATGAGGCGGCGCGCCTCGTCTGCCGTGAGGTCTTTGAAGGATTCCACCTTGCGGCCGATACCTTCGGTGGCCCAGAGCAGCCGCTCGTCGCGCGTGTTCTCAATCTGCGTGCGCCGCGCGACCTGGCTGAAAAGCACCTGCAGCCGTTTCATCTGCGGGCTGGTGATTTGCCTGCTCATAGATCAGGCTCCTTTCGTTTTGCCGGGCGTCCGCGTGGACGCCGAAGATTTGCTCCGCAATTCGGACACGTCGCCGGCGTTGCGCTTTGTCTTTGTTCGCGCCGGTCGGCCTCGCGGCACGCGCCGCTGCAGAACCTGGCTGACTTCTCTTTCACGAGCTTGCTGCACCCCGGTCTCTGACATTGCCGCGCCGGCTGAATGGTCACTGCTGTTGGCCCCTTTCGTTGCTCGCATGGTTGCACCCAGAATTCCGTAGCCTGCCATGTCGCGGTACGGTGACTCGCCGAATGCGTCGCGGTCGGTAGCGATGCGCATCTGCTTGTCGAAGATCCTCACCTGCAGGAGCGCGTCGTCGTATTGGTCGGGACGCAACCCCGCTGGGTAGAGCAGGCGCAGGAAATCGCCCGACTTGGCAAAGCTGCTGCCGTAGGCGCGATTCTTCGCCTCGACGAGCGCGCCGATCTCCTGGGCGACGGCGAAAAAGCTTCCCTTCACCGGGTCCTCCGCTTCCGATCGGCAGCGTCACGCTGATGCGGCGTCCGCATGTCACGCGCAGCCTCAATGCCGGAGTTCTTCATGGATGTAACAATGGCCTGAAGCTGGGATCGCAGGCCATCTGGGAGTTTGTAGTCCCCAGAGCACAGCGTGGCGTAGGCAATGCCGCGCAGCTCGCAGATGGCGGCGCTGATCTGATGGGCTGCGGTCCACGACAGACGGTGGCCTGCGAGCGCGTCTTCAAAGCGCTTGAGCTTCCTGCTTTCTTCTATTCGCGATTCGCTCACAGCGCCTCCAGAATCTCGGCTTTGACGGACTGCAACGCGCGGCGCTTGGCCTCGTACGACAGGATGTTCCAGATCGAATCGAGCACTTCCAGACGCGCCATCGCGGCGAGCGTGCCCTGTTCCACGGGCACTTCGACCGGACGGGCAGCCGGGATGCGTTTGGCTGGCTTGACCGTGGTCACACGCTCGACGAACGCCTTCGATTCCCCGCTCTTTGCCGCTTTGCGGATGTAATGGACGCTCACGTCGGATATGCCGTATTTGGCGGCGAGGGATGTGTTGGTGGCCGACGCCGGCTCGCGCAGGATCGCGGCGCGGGTCTCGTCCGGAATCCGCTTGTGCTTGTTCGCTCGCGAGGTTTGCTCAGAAGCCGGACGTTCGGCCACCGGCGGAGATGCCGGAGCTGGAGATCCGATAGGCAGAGCGGGAACGCCAGCTCGCACGGCCTCGGCCGAAGCGCAGGGCCGGCACAGCAGCATTTCCAGAACCGTGTGCGTTGCCTCAGACGTTCGCCCCAATTGTGCGCATTCTTCACACCATTTCTTCATTTGCGTTTGATCCTCCTGATTCGCAGGTGTTCGGGCCTCGGATGGCCGACATGCCAGCCGTGACAGAATCGGCACTGGTAGATGACCAGCTCGCCGGGCTTGAGGTTGTGCGCGCGCATGGTCGAGCGCAGCGCGGCGCGCGCGTTCCACCACTTCTCGTGGCGAACTTTTTCCAGGCAACTGCGGCGCTCGCTGTTCATGCCGACCTCTTCAGGTTGGCGCTGCTGCGCAGGCGGTTGAGCTTAAGCTCGTATCCGGAAGTGTCGAGACCTTCGAGCGCGGCTACGGCGATGATGGCCTGCTGCCGCGCGATGAGATAGAGGCGCGGGCTCATGCCGTATTGCATGTTTTCCCAGCGCGAGGTCACGAGCTGCTGCAGGTCGCGCGGGACCAGGTTCCAGTGCCTGTAGCACATCAGGAAGCGCTCGAAGATCCTCATGCGGCAGCCCGGCGCGGCGCACTCATGCATGCGGGTGCTCATTGATGCTCTCCTTCGTGGACTTCTTCAGTGATGGCGAGTTGCCCGCGCAGCTCGAGGATGGCGCGATCGCCGACCAGGACGCGGGCGCGGTCGAGCAGCTTGAGTGCCTCGTCGATGTAGGGCTGCGCTGTGCTGCGTGCTTCTTCCGGCGTCATGACCAGGTAGTAGCCGCCGTCGACGCCGTCGCGCGACGCCCCTACGGGCAGCCGGAAGTCGGTGACCAGCGACCGCACCAGATCCTTGATGGTGCGCTCGCTGATCTCCAGGCGCTGCCTGATCTCGCTGATGCGGATGGCGCGGTCTCTTCCATAGCGCTTGGAGAGGATGTGCAGCAGCCGGCGCTGCTGCTCGGTGATGCGGAACTGCGACTCGCCGAGCAGCAGTCGGGTGATCTGATCGTCCAGGTGCGCGCGGCGCTCCTGGGCGATCAGTTCGGGCGTGCGCGTTTCAAAGAGGGCGGCTTGCGTCACATGTGCCTCCGGATGAGAATGCCGAGCTGCCGCAGGCAGCTTGTGCTGTCGCAAAGCGTGCGCTCGGGGTTGGCCCAGCGGCAGTTGCGTCCGTTCTTCTCGCGACAGGCATTGAAGTCGGAGCATCCGCAGAACCTGCAAATGCCGGATGGCCAGTAGCCGTCGATCAGGGCCAGGATGCGAGCCCTGCGGCGGTCGTGACGGCTCGTGAGGCGGCGTGCAAAGCAGAAGATGCTCATTGAACGCGTCCTTTCTTTTTGGGCTTGCAGATCGGGCAGAGATCGACCTGCATTCCGGAGCTGCCGCGCGTGCGCAGCCATCCGAGATTTTTCGCAGCCTGACGGAGGTCGCGGTGCGAGAAGATGGCTCCGTCCACCGAGGCGGTCCAAATCTTGCACTGATCGCATTCGAGGAAGGTTTCGGTGCGCATCATGCGGCACCGCCTTCCGCAGGCTGCTCCGGCTCTTCCGCGTCGTCGTCAGACTCGCCGACGAAGGACTCGTAGAACAGATTGAAAGCCTCGATCTTGCAGGCAACATCGAGCGTCTTCCACCACATGTCGATTGCGGCTTCGGAAATGTGAGCTAGCGGGCGCGGGATAGGAAGCGTGATTCGATCGGGACAGGCGCTCGCGAGTTCGCCGTGGAGTTGCATCACCTCTTCCGGGGAGAGTTTGGCTGTGTTCGGGGTCGGCGCGGACGGCTTTGTTGGAGCTTCGCCAGAAAGCGGAGCCGCGTCTGCGACTTTGCAGTAACGCGTTTGCTCTCTCGCGCTCGCCCACGCGCCAAGCTCTGTTGGGCACGCGTTTCCGAGAGGTGCTCTTCCGTTCGCGATCTGATAGAAGCCACCTGCGGGAGTGTGGACACCCGCTACCAGGTGGACCTGTGCCCCCGGAAATCGCATTCTGACGACTTCTTCGTCGGTCATCATGCGACACCCCCTTCGGGGCTGCGAAGCTGGAGGGCCGTCGGCGTCTTGTTGTTGCCAAAACTGGCCTTTAGGCGTTCGGCTGCGTCGCGCCACGCCGACTTTGGCGAAGCGCAGATATCGCTGAGCGCTGGACCTTGAAAGCCTTCGCGGATGAACCAGCATGGCTTGCCTGACTTGCGCAAATATTCGTAATAATCAAGACGCGCACGAGGCTCTGCGGCTTTGACTTGCAGCTTGGGTGTGAGATGGCGAGCCGCTTCTGTGCGCTGTTTCTCGCAGCGATGCCGCTGACCGGTCGCGACGTGTGTGCCGCACAAAGGACAGTCGATCTCCATCCCCTCGACATAAACAGTGCAACCGAAAAGAGAGCCTCTGGCCGACACGATTTGCTCGTCTGTCATCACTCGCCGCCTTTCTTGGCGCGCGACTTCTTTGGCGGCTTGCTGAGATCGAACATCACGACCTTGAGCGACGGCTTCTTCGCCTTGACCTGAATGCAGCGGCCGAAGAGCGAGAGGATCTTCTCGCTGAGACGCTTCGAGACAGACTCCGTGCGCATCACCTGGTCGGCGCCATCGACGACTTCGTACTTCGAGCGCAGGGTGAAGAGGCGCGGGAAGTGATCAGAGCGCTTGTTGGCTTCGAGCGCGGACTTCAGGTCTTCGACGCGGCCATCGTCGATGGTGATGGTGTCGGACTTGGTCAGTGTGAGCTCGGAGTGGCGGCCGGTGAGGCGGCGCGACTTCTCGGCGTGCGGCACGACCACGCCGTAAATGCGCACCATCTCAATGGCTTCTTCTTCGACGGAGGCGAGCGCCTCCTGCGCGCCTTTGACGTGGCGCTTTGCGGCGGACCAGCGCTGGGCGAGCTCGTCGATCTGCTCGGGCGTGGGTTTGGCTGAGGTCTCGGTGATTTCGGGATTCGTGGACATGAATTTCTCCTGGTGAGTGAAGTGGGTTATGCTGCGGAAGCGGCCTGAGCAAAGCCGCCCGCAGACCATTTGTTCAGCACCTTGTGCTGGCAGTCGCTGCCGCAGATATCGAGCAGCACGATGTCTTCGCGTAGAACGTATTTCTCGTCGGCAGGATCCCATTCGGTGAACGGGTCTTTGCTCGCCGCGAAGGCTATGCCCTCGCGTTCGCAGCCTTTGCGCAGCGCGGCATAGCTCCAGCCGGCCGCTCCGTTAGCCTTGACGGCGTTGCAGCCGTTGCAATGGGTGATAAGGGATTCAGCCATGGTTCTGGCCCTCCTGGGCGAAGAGCTCGCCCTGTTTCTTTGCATGGCGCGCGTGCGCCGGGCAATAGTCTTTGTCATTGCCGACGCTGACGGCGCATTCGTCGCAGAGCGGCTCATCGCAGGTGCGCTTGCCGTGCTCCACCGGGTAATCGCAGAGCCGCGTGGACCAGCGTTTGGTGCAGTGGCCGCAGCGGCGGCGGGGACGGCGACCGCGCTTGCATACGAAAACCGTACTGCCGGCGAGAATGTCGATTGTTGGCATCAATGCACCTTCGCTTTCATCGAGACATTCGGCAGAACCGCGTTGAAGGCTCCGGCGAGCATCCCGGACGGCATGCCGCTGAACTTCGCCTGGTTGGCGACGTAAAAGCGCATGGCCCACTGCATAAAGAGGTCAGAGGCGACGGCGCGCTGCAGCTCGTCCAGCTCCGGGTGCTCGATGCGGGACTGGCGATAGAAATAGCTGCGGGTTTCGGAGCGGAATTCCTGAAGGGTCATCACTGCACCTCCGTGGTGGATGGCGCGGCCATCGAGCACCACTCCGCGAGGATTTGATCCTCAATCTCCTGCTCGGTCCAGCATTGAAACTCTGCGCGATGCGTCTGGTAGGTATCGACCCAGGCTGGGATGGACGCCGAGAAACACAGATCAAAGTAGTCCGGCGCGAGATGCGGGTAAATAATCCGCACCGCGCGCTTGACGGCGGTGAGGTAGTCGTTGAGCGTCATCAGCGCACCGCCTGAGCTATGGCGCCGTTGAAGAATGCTGGCAGAATCTCGATCAGCAGCCCGATGGCAGCGGCGATGAGGACGCCGCGCATGACTCGGTCAGCAACCGTGAGGGAGCGGCGCTCGTGAGCGTCGAGGAGGGGCATAGCCTTGCGCTGCACAATCGTTTTCGCTATGCGCTTGAACGCGCGAGCAAGCAGGATCAGAAACAATCTGAATTGACCGACTTGATAAACGCGATGATGTCCGTCAGGCTTCGTTTCAAGAGCCCATCCCTCGCGTACCCAGAGCTTCGATCCGGGCGCGACTTCATGCGTGCGAGGGCCCTCTAAAAGCCAGAATTCGCCTCCGCGACAAATGAATGCCATTTCGCCGGGGTCAACGAAAAGCCTGAACGCCGATGTAATCGAGATCCACGCAGGTCCGTAGTAGATAGCCATCATGCCTCCTTAGCGGCGGCGGCCGCCTTGATCTGTTCAAGCGCGTTGGTCAGCGTGCGCACGTTGATGTAGGTCTTGCCGCGATCAAAGCGGTCCTGCGAGGTCGCCTTGGCGATCAGCTCGGCAACCTGCTTTTCAGCGAGCGACGACTTGACGCGGGCGAGCAGATCGCCGACTTCGCGCTGGATGATGGCGCGGGCCTCGGACTCCAGCAGCCCCGGCAGCTTGACCTTGGCGAGGATCCTTGAGTTCCATTGCTCGAGGTTCCCGGCGAAGCGATCAAAGGTGGTCATGAGATCGTGGCTGCCGGCCAGCAGCAGGGAGAAGTGCGGCGGCTGGTCGAGCAGCTCGCGCACGACCTCAAGCGACTCGAGCGGAAGGTGCTGCGCCTCGTCGATGATGAGGACGACTTGCCGGGTCCGAAATTCAAAACGGATGTTGCTAAACATCCGGTCGATGTCGCCGCTGACCGGGACCCCGCAAGCGATGCAGACGCGGCGCAGCAGGTCGCGCGGCCGGATGCCTTCGCGCGCATAGACGTAATAGGCGCGGCGTCCGTGGCCGTTCTTGGGCAGCTCCTGCTGATTAAACAGCGCGACCTGATTGAGAAGCGCAAAAGTCTTCTGGCTGCCGGGAGCTCCGTAAAGCACATAGGCGACCGCGCGGCGCAGAACGCGCTCGAATGTATCGCGGATGACTCGGACGTTGGCTGTCTCGTAGATCTCGCCCATGGTCTGCGTGGGCGGCAGAACGGGATGAGCGTCCAGAAACTCATTGATGGCAAGACGGATGCGCTCATCGCTGCGACCGACACGCTCATAGCGGTCATTAAGGAATTGCACGAGCGTGGACTCGCCGTATCCGATGCGGCGCGCGAGATCGGGCCGGGTGAGCCCGGTGCGCGCCAGAAAATCGAGAGTTCGTGCGATGGTCTGCTTCCGCTGGGGAGCGGTGATCTGCAGGCCTTCCACGCGCTCATCGCGCGTAAGAGTGTTACTCACTGAGAGCCTCCAAAAAATCGGTTGCGATATCGACCGCCGATGGGGGCGCGACGGTGTTTTGCCCGGCTTTGGGCTTGCGCGCCGTGGGCCGGTCGTTGATGTGTTGCTGGGTTGCGGCCGGGAGCTGGGTGCGCTCCCGGAGGACATCGATCGCAGGCACGTAGCCTGCCTGGTCCGCGCGCTTGCGGATGGTGCGCACGGTTTCGCGAGCGGCCTTTTTGAGGCGCATGCGCTCCGCCATGCTGGCGGCGATGTAAGGCTGCGCAGCGGCGGAGTGGGGCTGGAGCTGGACGCGATGCACGCGGGCGAGCACGCGGCCATCAAGGTCAGTGACGATGGCGGTCTCGGGCGCGATCTCGTTTTCGTCGTAGTGGACAAAAACGTCGTTGCTGCCGTGCGTAAAGAGATTGGCGCTGCCGACCTCATCGCCAACCGCGGGACCATAAAACTCGTTGGCGAGCCGAATGTTGCCAGAGTCGAGCTTGCGCTGCGCGCGCGCCCAGAAGAGATGGTCGAGGTTGCTCAGATCGGGGATATGGCGTGACTCGACCGGATAGCCCCCGTCGTAGACCTCGTTGGGTGAACGGCCGTCCATGCCACGCCCGCGATGAGGCGCGACGGAGTACTCGGTCTCGAGCCACGCGGTGCCGAGCTGGATCAGCTCGCTTGCGCGCAGCAGCGGCGAGGCCTCGGCATGGCCCGACTTGATCGCCCGCTGGTGCGCGACAGCGAGCGCGTTGGTCGCACCCGGACGGCGATAGGCGTTGCCGGTGGTGTAACCGGCAATCACGCGGTCCAGGCGCATGTGCAGCGTGCGGAAAAAACGCTCGATGTGCTTGGATTGCGGATGGTACTTGAGGCAGTGCTGCACCTCGATGCCGAGGCGGCTGAGGACGCCCAGGCTCTCGACCCAGGCCACGTCCGCAACAAACTGCTCGCTGGCCACGCGTTTCCAGACCGGCGCTGCGCCGCGCGCGACGCGCTTGTAGTCCTTGCCGTTATCGACGTAGAGCGTCGATGGCGCGCCGTAGCGCTCGATGCCGCGACGCAACGCCAGCGCGATGGAGCGGGAGCTGCCCTCCACTGTCCAGCAATAGCCCATGGGCTTGCGGCTGCGGTAGTCGATCATCGCCGTAAAGCGCAGGCGGATGGCGGCGTTCGGCGCGGCGCCCTCAAAGCAGTCGTTGCGCACCAGCACGTCGTGGATCATGTGGTCCGAGACCCAGATCTGGTTGGGCGCGATGTCGGTG
The DNA window shown above is from Acidobacterium capsulatum ATCC 51196 and carries:
- a CDS encoding ATP-binding protein, with the protein product MSNTLTRDERVEGLQITAPQRKQTIARTLDFLARTGLTRPDLARRIGYGESTLVQFLNDRYERVGRSDERIRLAINEFLDAHPVLPPTQTMGEIYETANVRVIRDTFERVLRRAVAYVLYGAPGSQKTFALLNQVALFNQQELPKNGHGRRAYYVYAREGIRPRDLLRRVCIACGVPVSGDIDRMFSNIRFEFRTRQVVLIIDEAQHLPLESLEVVRELLDQPPHFSLLLAGSHDLMTTFDRFAGNLEQWNSRILAKVKLPGLLESEARAIIQREVGDLLARVKSSLAEKQVAELIAKATSQDRFDRGKTYINVRTLTNALEQIKAAAAAKEA
- a CDS encoding DNA-binding domain-containing protein, which produces MSAAPKLYLVPQAAAHEWLTAEEAIARTGLTDRWLREQARHGSIISRATGRTGRNGKPLREYLASSLPASERRVAEACSNAASAMRSLPLFTDSQVALPAKAAPDTLPVGAAAQRQAEERWAVLQPIVDFDKDPLRYAALRLKDGSQVTSQTRMLEYQAEISGVYSRTLKRWLKRWRDGGLAALADRNRQDKGLSRWFEEHPEAKDVTAAAYLQPEQSKIAAYEALQRWCSRAGILAPHYSTVRRWLDSDDLPEPVVTLAREGERALKERHLPFLRKAYTDIAPNQIWVSDHMIHDVLVRNDCFEGAAPNAAIRLRFTAMIDYRSRKPMGYCWTVEGSSRSIALALRRGIERYGAPSTLYVDNGKDYKRVARGAAPVWKRVASEQFVADVAWVESLGVLSRLGIEVQHCLKYHPQSKHIERFFRTLHMRLDRVIAGYTTGNAYRRPGATNALAVAHQRAIKSGHAEASPLLRASELIQLGTAWLETEYSVAPHRGRGMDGRSPNEVYDGGYPVESRHIPDLSNLDHLFWARAQRKLDSGNIRLANEFYGPAVGDEVGSANLFTHGSNDVFVHYDENEIAPETAIVTDLDGRVLARVHRVQLQPHSAAAQPYIAASMAERMRLKKAARETVRTIRKRADQAGYVPAIDVLRERTQLPAATQQHINDRPTARKPKAGQNTVAPPSAVDIATDFLEALSE